A single window of Rhodothermia bacterium DNA harbors:
- the tdh gene encoding L-threonine 3-dehydrogenase, whose product MRAIIKPSAAPGLALTTVKKPQMGDNDVLIKVIKSSICGTDVHIDKWDEWAQRTIKPPMTIGHEFVGRIVDCGDNVTHFSVGEVVVGEGHIVCGTCRNCLAGRRHLCKNTLGVGVNRTGAFAEYIAIPSANVWHAAPELDLDVLSCFDPLGNAVHTALTFDLLGEDVLITGAGPIGCMAAAIAKHAGARHVVVTDINPYRLSLAKDLGATRVVDVRTEDLAAVQQELNMREGFDVGLEMSGSPAGFSQMVDYMMHGGKIALLGILPHHTVIDWDKVIFNSITIQGIYGRKIYETWYKTTAMLQSGLDISGVITHRFHYTDFKKGFDLMKAGQSGKVVLNWED is encoded by the coding sequence ATGCGAGCCATTATTAAACCCTCGGCGGCACCGGGATTGGCCCTCACGACGGTCAAAAAACCACAAATGGGGGATAACGACGTACTCATTAAAGTCATTAAGTCCTCTATTTGTGGAACTGATGTCCATATTGACAAATGGGATGAATGGGCACAACGCACCATCAAGCCCCCCATGACCATTGGGCATGAATTTGTGGGACGGATTGTGGACTGTGGCGACAACGTAACGCATTTTAGCGTCGGAGAAGTGGTTGTAGGCGAAGGCCATATTGTTTGTGGAACCTGTAGAAATTGTTTGGCGGGTAGGCGGCATTTGTGCAAAAACACGCTCGGTGTTGGCGTAAATAGGACAGGCGCTTTTGCTGAATACATCGCCATCCCATCTGCAAACGTCTGGCACGCCGCACCTGAGTTGGACTTAGATGTTTTGTCGTGTTTCGATCCTCTGGGAAATGCCGTCCATACCGCCCTCACCTTCGATCTATTGGGCGAGGATGTTTTAATCACCGGAGCTGGCCCCATTGGCTGTATGGCCGCCGCCATTGCCAAACATGCTGGCGCACGTCATGTTGTGGTGACGGACATTAATCCCTATCGCCTCTCATTGGCCAAAGATTTGGGCGCTACACGGGTGGTGGACGTCCGAACCGAAGACTTGGCCGCAGTTCAACAGGAATTAAATATGCGGGAAGGCTTTGATGTAGGCTTGGAGATGAGTGGAAGCCCGGCCGGCTTTTCACAAATGGTGGATTATATGATGCATGGCGGAAAAATTGCCCTCCTTGGCATTTTACCCCACCATACGGTTATTGATTGGGATAAGGTGATTTTTAACAGTATCACTATTCAGGGCATATACGGACGCAAAATCTATGAAACTTGGTATAAAACTACGGCCATGCTCCAGAGCGGCTTAGACATCTCTGGCGTTATTACCCATCGCTTTCACTACACCGACTTTAAAAAGGGTTTCGACCTGATGAAAGCGGGACAAAGTGGGAAAGTGGTACTAAACTGGGAAGACTAA
- a CDS encoding glycine C-acetyltransferase, with protein MKTNFLAHLQKNLTEIDETGLFKRERVIISPQNNRITTADGRVVLNMCANNYLGLANHPEVVAAAKSSLESHGYGMASVRFICGTQDIHKELEHRISRFLGTEDTILYSSCFDANGGLFETLLGEEDAIISDALNHASIIDGIRLSKARRFRYENNNMADLEAKLKEAHNARFKLIATDGVFSMDGIVANLKAICDLADKYGALVMVDDSHAVGFMGKTGRGTHEHCGVMDRVDIITGTLGKALGGASGGYTSGRKEIIEMLRQRSRPYLFSNTLSPAITAASLKVLDLLEGATELRDRLEQLTTYFRQGLEKIGLTIIPGIHPIVPVMLGDAALSQKVAARMLEKGVYVIGFFFPVVPRGLARIRTQVSAAHTFEDLDIALKAFEEVKQEFNL; from the coding sequence ATGAAAACGAATTTTCTTGCACACCTACAAAAAAACCTTACCGAAATTGATGAAACGGGCTTGTTTAAACGCGAGCGTGTGATTATCAGTCCGCAAAACAACCGCATTACCACAGCGGACGGACGAGTAGTCCTAAACATGTGCGCCAACAACTACTTAGGCTTGGCCAATCACCCCGAAGTGGTGGCAGCGGCAAAATCAAGTTTGGAATCACATGGCTATGGCATGGCATCCGTCCGTTTTATTTGTGGCACACAAGACATCCACAAAGAACTGGAACACCGAATTTCGCGGTTTTTAGGGACGGAAGACACCATTTTGTACTCTTCGTGCTTTGATGCCAACGGAGGTCTTTTTGAAACCCTGCTTGGTGAAGAAGATGCCATTATCTCGGACGCACTCAACCACGCCAGTATTATTGATGGGATTCGGCTCTCCAAAGCTCGCCGTTTTCGCTATGAAAATAACAATATGGCGGACTTAGAAGCCAAACTGAAAGAAGCCCACAACGCACGTTTTAAGCTCATTGCCACCGACGGCGTATTCTCGATGGATGGCATCGTGGCCAATCTAAAGGCCATTTGCGACTTGGCCGATAAATACGGGGCTTTGGTGATGGTGGACGACAGCCATGCCGTTGGATTCATGGGCAAAACTGGACGAGGCACGCATGAACATTGCGGGGTGATGGATCGTGTGGACATTATCACCGGAACGCTGGGCAAAGCCCTAGGTGGAGCCAGTGGCGGTTATACCAGTGGACGAAAAGAAATCATCGAAATGTTGCGCCAACGTTCACGGCCTTATCTTTTTTCCAATACCCTCTCTCCCGCCATTACAGCGGCCTCCCTCAAAGTCTTAGACCTCTTAGAAGGCGCTACTGAACTGCGTGATCGCTTGGAACAACTTACAACCTATTTCAGGCAAGGGCTTGAAAAGATTGGACTTACGATTATTCCGGGGATTCACCCCATCGTGCCTGTTATGCTGGGTGATGCGGCTCTTTCGCAAAAAGTCGCTGCGCGGATGCTGGAAAAAGGCGTATATGTGATCGGATTTTTCTTCCCCGTTGTCCCAAGAGGACTTGCACGCATTCGTACACAAGTCTCGGCTGCACATACCTTCGAAGACTTGGACATTGCCCTGAAAGCCTTTGAGGAGGTTAAGCAGGAGTTTAACCTTTGA
- a CDS encoding rhodanese-like domain-containing protein, with translation MKVILRIESVYLLLLFITAGCAPQKMVNQSFVSPTEQISVTEAFALVGKKTLFVDVREPNEVADLAYDLPNVINIPLSTFEQRYAEIPQNQQVVMLCRSGKRSQQAYNALKEKGYTNMTNMEGGIIQWQSKSLPVKKKN, from the coding sequence ATGAAAGTAATCCTTAGAATAGAGTCCGTTTATCTGCTACTCCTGTTCATAACCGCTGGTTGCGCACCCCAGAAAATGGTCAACCAATCCTTTGTTAGCCCAACGGAACAGATTTCCGTAACCGAAGCATTTGCTTTGGTGGGCAAAAAAACCCTCTTTGTAGATGTTCGAGAGCCAAACGAGGTGGCTGACCTGGCATATGACCTTCCCAATGTCATCAATATCCCACTCAGCACGTTTGAGCAACGTTACGCCGAAATTCCTCAAAACCAACAAGTTGTGATGCTGTGTCGCTCTGGAAAACGGAGTCAGCAAGCCTATAATGCCCTCAAAGAAAAAGGCTATACCAACATGACGAATATGGAAGGTGGCATAATACAATGGCAGAGCAAGAGCCTCCCCGTTAAGAAGAAAAACTAA